A genome region from Bacteroidales bacterium includes the following:
- a CDS encoding DegT/DnrJ/EryC1/StrS aminotransferase family protein yields the protein MKPIRMVDLKGQYDRIKNEIDAAIQEVAESTAFINGPAVGRFQKNLEHYLGVKHVIPCANGTDALQVAMMAVGLKPGDEVITVSFTFVSTVEVIALLGLKPVLVDVDPDTFNMDPDQVRKAITPRTRAIIPVHLFGQCAEMESILQIARENQLLVIEDACQAIGSDYRFSDGTVRKAGTMGEIGTVSFFPSKNLGAFGDGGALFTNDDALASQMRGIVNHGMFTRYHYDYIGVNSRLDSIQAGILDVKLKYLDQYARQRQEAADYYDRGLEQCPGVKIPYRASYTSHVFHQYTLRIIHADRNALQKYLQEKDIPAMIYYPVPLHLQKAYRDTGYAVGDLPVTEALCDVVLSLPMHTELDHEQQDHIIQSILEFLKQNGS from the coding sequence ATGAAACCGATAAGGATGGTTGACCTGAAAGGACAATACGACAGGATAAAGAACGAAATAGATGCGGCCATTCAGGAGGTAGCGGAATCCACTGCTTTCATCAATGGGCCGGCCGTGGGCCGGTTTCAGAAAAACCTGGAGCATTACCTGGGGGTGAAGCATGTGATTCCCTGTGCCAATGGAACGGATGCCCTGCAGGTGGCGATGATGGCCGTGGGTTTGAAACCCGGTGACGAGGTGATCACCGTGTCGTTCACGTTCGTTTCGACCGTTGAGGTGATTGCCTTGCTGGGATTGAAGCCGGTTCTTGTGGATGTGGATCCGGATACATTCAACATGGATCCGGATCAGGTAAGAAAAGCCATTACACCGCGGACCAGGGCTATCATTCCCGTCCATCTGTTTGGACAGTGCGCGGAAATGGAATCCATTCTTCAGATTGCCCGGGAGAATCAGTTGCTGGTCATCGAAGATGCCTGCCAGGCGATTGGCTCTGATTACCGGTTCAGCGACGGAACCGTCAGAAAAGCGGGGACGATGGGGGAGATCGGTACGGTGTCGTTCTTTCCTTCCAAGAATCTTGGAGCTTTCGGGGACGGCGGTGCACTGTTCACCAATGACGATGCGCTGGCCTCTCAGATGCGGGGAATTGTCAATCACGGCATGTTCACACGGTACCATTACGACTACATCGGAGTGAATTCAAGGCTCGACAGCATCCAGGCCGGCATTCTGGATGTAAAGCTGAAGTACCTGGATCAGTACGCCCGTCAGCGTCAGGAAGCAGCGGATTATTATGACCGGGGGCTGGAACAGTGTCCCGGCGTGAAAATTCCGTACCGGGCTTCCTATACCAGCCATGTGTTCCATCAGTATACCCTGCGGATCATCCATGCTGACCGCAATGCCCTACAAAAATATCTGCAGGAAAAAGACATACCGGCAATGATCTATTACCCTGTACCCCTGCACTTGCAGAAGGCCTACCGCGATACGGGCTATGCCGTTGGAGATCTTCCGGTGACAGAGGCTTTGTGCGATGTCGTTCTGTCACTGCCCATGCACACGGAGCTGGACCACGAACAGCAGGATCATATCATTCAATCGATTCTTGAATTTCTCAAACAGAACGGATCATGA
- a CDS encoding bifunctional UDP-N-acetylmuramoyl-tripeptide:D-alanyl-D-alanine ligase/alanine racemase yields the protein MSYTIDDIHRIVGGKLILRCEDENPVSELLIDSRRLLTPRKTLFFAFISSRNDGHRYISELYKKGVRKFIVSRLPDDLKPDEKPNIILVEDTLKAMQALTAFHRKQFTCPVIGITGSNGKTIVKEWLFQLMGKEKRIVRSPKSYNSQIGVPLSVWQMDQNDELAIIEAGISRPDEMEYIESVVQPTIGIFTNIGQAHDENFTNVQQKITEKLKLFVHTDTLIYCADSELIDKSIRSNRLLSDKKLLTWGLYRNAHLRITSIEKSGSTTRMTGTYHQGSGSVTIPFTDSASIENAIICWLVMLFFEYDPAIIQEKMRWLSPIAMRMEMKEGINHCSILNDSYSADVKSLNIALDFLDQQKQHDRKTVILSDFLQTGKADTDLYNEIASLLAGKKINRLIGIGPRIREQSRYFPMDKVFFSDTDAFIRSFNPRHFRDEAVLLKGARVFEFERISNLLQQKAHETVLEINLDALIHNLNYFRGLIRPTTRVMIMVKAFSYGSGSYEIASLLQYHQTDYLAVAYADEGYELRKAGITMPIIVMNPEEESLAGMIRNQLEPEIYNFRVLDMLDRSVRSYNGSLPEPVKIHIKLDTGMHRLGFDIGDLELLAARINNNPMLRVHTVFSHMAAAEDPVHDPFSREQIQLFDRMCKQLNRLLGYPFLMHLLNSAGICRFPEAQYDMVRLGISLYGVPACPEQADKLQHVSTLRSSVSQIKIVHARETIGYNRGWTAKSEMTIATVSIGYADGLNRRLSNGRGRLLVNGTFARIVGSICMDMCMIDVTGMQVKEGDEVIIFGKDYPITELARDMETIPYEVLTGISRRVKRVYYQE from the coding sequence ATGTCCTACACCATTGATGACATACACCGCATTGTGGGGGGTAAGTTGATCCTCAGATGTGAGGATGAAAATCCTGTCAGTGAATTGCTCATCGACAGCAGGCGCCTGCTGACACCGCGCAAAACACTCTTTTTTGCCTTCATCAGCTCACGGAACGATGGTCACCGGTACATCAGCGAACTTTACAAAAAAGGAGTACGGAAGTTTATCGTTTCACGGCTCCCTGATGATCTGAAACCGGATGAAAAACCGAACATCATCCTGGTGGAGGATACCCTGAAAGCCATGCAGGCCCTGACCGCATTCCACCGGAAGCAATTCACCTGTCCTGTCATTGGCATCACGGGCAGTAATGGCAAGACGATCGTAAAAGAATGGTTGTTCCAGCTGATGGGTAAAGAAAAACGGATCGTGCGCAGCCCTAAGAGCTATAACTCACAGATCGGCGTTCCCCTTTCCGTCTGGCAGATGGATCAAAACGATGAGCTGGCCATCATTGAAGCCGGGATCTCACGGCCGGATGAAATGGAATACATCGAATCCGTAGTCCAGCCAACGATTGGGATCTTCACCAACATTGGGCAGGCCCACGATGAGAACTTTACGAACGTCCAGCAAAAGATCACGGAAAAGCTCAAGTTATTCGTCCATACAGATACGCTGATCTATTGTGCTGATTCTGAGCTCATCGACAAATCCATACGTTCCAACAGGCTGCTTTCAGACAAAAAACTTCTCACCTGGGGACTTTACCGGAACGCCCATTTACGCATTACTTCCATCGAGAAATCCGGAAGTACCACCCGAATGACCGGTACCTATCACCAGGGGTCCGGCTCTGTTACCATTCCGTTCACCGACAGTGCATCCATCGAAAATGCCATTATTTGCTGGCTGGTCATGCTTTTTTTTGAATATGATCCCGCCATCATCCAGGAAAAAATGAGGTGGCTCTCCCCGATTGCCATGCGAATGGAAATGAAGGAAGGGATCAACCATTGCTCCATCCTGAACGACAGCTACAGCGCGGATGTAAAATCGCTCAACATTGCCCTTGACTTTCTCGACCAGCAGAAACAGCACGACCGCAAAACGGTGATATTGTCCGATTTTCTTCAAACCGGTAAAGCGGATACCGATCTGTACAACGAGATTGCATCTCTGCTGGCGGGCAAAAAAATCAATCGCCTCATCGGCATTGGGCCGCGCATCAGGGAACAATCCCGGTACTTCCCGATGGACAAGGTATTTTTTTCTGACACGGATGCATTCATCAGAAGCTTTAATCCACGGCATTTCCGGGATGAAGCCGTGCTTTTAAAAGGTGCCCGGGTATTTGAGTTCGAGAGGATCAGCAACCTTTTGCAGCAAAAGGCCCATGAAACGGTTCTGGAGATCAACCTGGACGCATTGATCCATAACCTGAACTATTTTCGCGGTCTGATCCGTCCCACGACGCGGGTCATGATCATGGTGAAAGCTTTTTCCTATGGAAGCGGAAGTTATGAAATAGCAAGTCTTCTGCAATATCATCAGACGGATTACCTGGCCGTTGCCTATGCAGATGAAGGATATGAACTCCGTAAAGCTGGGATTACCATGCCCATCATTGTCATGAACCCGGAAGAAGAAAGCCTGGCAGGGATGATCCGCAATCAGCTGGAACCTGAGATCTATAATTTCAGGGTGCTGGATATGCTTGACAGAAGTGTACGTTCGTACAACGGAAGCCTTCCTGAACCTGTAAAGATCCACATCAAACTCGACACAGGCATGCACCGGCTGGGATTTGATATCGGTGATCTTGAATTACTTGCGGCCCGCATCAACAACAATCCCATGCTGAGGGTTCATACGGTGTTCTCTCACATGGCTGCAGCTGAAGATCCGGTCCATGATCCTTTTTCCAGAGAACAGATCCAGTTGTTCGACAGGATGTGCAAACAATTAAACAGACTGCTCGGGTATCCATTCCTGATGCATCTGTTGAACTCGGCAGGGATCTGCCGTTTTCCTGAAGCGCAGTATGACATGGTACGGCTGGGCATCAGCCTGTATGGCGTGCCTGCATGTCCCGAACAGGCTGACAAGCTTCAACACGTCAGTACCCTGCGCTCTTCTGTCTCCCAGATCAAAATCGTACATGCACGGGAAACAATCGGCTACAACAGGGGGTGGACCGCTAAGAGCGAAATGACCATAGCCACCGTTTCGATTGGATATGCCGACGGATTGAACCGCCGGCTGAGCAATGGCAGGGGCAGGTTGCTGGTAAACGGAACGTTTGCCCGGATCGTAGGTAGCATCTGCATGGACATGTGCATGATCGATGTCACCGGGATGCAGGTGAAAGAGGGCGATGAGGTGATCATCTTCGGAAAGGATTATCCCATCACTGAACTCGCCCGGGATATGGAAACCATACCGTATGAGGTGCTGACGGGGATATCCAGGAGGGTAAAGAGAGTGTATTACCAAGAGTAA
- a CDS encoding glycosyltransferase N-terminal domain-containing protein: MRFLYTLSILIYGLAIRVMSLFQRKAALWVSGRRKIFERLSDFKKSSSAPILWFHCASLGEFEQGRPLIERVKATFPEHRLLLTFFSPSGYEIQKHYPLASLVSYLPLDTPWNAKKFIKTVRPERVFFIKYEYWYNFLSVLARNNIRVYIIAAAFRPRQVFFRWYGTWFRKQLRRITCLFVQNELSFRLLEHHGIKNAIVCGDTRFDRVKAIADHPRHFPEIQKFIDGHPVIIAGSTWPEDEELLIRFTEKKSVGLRFVIAPHEVHPERIQSLIKRIGQSALTYSSLLSAGEVTAEILIIDSIGILSHLYQYATVAYIGGGFGKGIHNILEAAAFGIPVLFGPHYGNFQEAADLIHLKGAFSITSEDELIRKAEELMADPVKYKKAAGAAFSYVKDHTGATDIILDFIQTIQ, from the coding sequence ATGCGATTTCTCTACACCTTATCGATCCTGATCTACGGTCTGGCTATCCGGGTGATGTCGTTGTTCCAGCGGAAAGCCGCCCTGTGGGTTTCCGGTCGGAGGAAGATTTTTGAACGGTTGAGTGACTTTAAAAAATCCTCCTCTGCACCCATCCTGTGGTTCCACTGTGCATCGCTGGGGGAATTTGAGCAAGGACGTCCGCTCATCGAACGAGTCAAGGCCACCTTTCCGGAGCACCGGCTACTGCTGACCTTCTTTTCCCCTTCGGGTTACGAAATCCAAAAGCATTATCCCTTGGCTAGCCTCGTCAGCTATCTTCCTCTTGACACACCCTGGAATGCGAAAAAATTCATAAAGACAGTCAGGCCGGAAAGGGTCTTTTTCATCAAATATGAATACTGGTACAATTTTCTGTCTGTCCTTGCCAGGAATAACATACGCGTTTACATCATTGCCGCTGCCTTCAGGCCACGACAGGTCTTTTTCAGGTGGTATGGAACCTGGTTCCGCAAACAGCTCCGGAGAATCACCTGCCTGTTTGTCCAGAATGAACTCTCGTTCCGCCTGCTGGAGCACCATGGGATAAAAAATGCCATCGTATGCGGTGATACCCGGTTTGACAGGGTTAAAGCCATCGCAGATCACCCCAGGCACTTCCCGGAGATTCAAAAATTCATTGATGGTCATCCGGTAATCATTGCAGGAAGTACCTGGCCTGAGGATGAAGAGCTGCTAATCAGGTTCACCGAAAAAAAATCAGTCGGTCTTCGGTTTGTGATCGCACCCCACGAAGTACATCCTGAGCGGATCCAGTCACTGATCAAAAGGATTGGGCAATCAGCCCTTACCTATTCATCACTTCTGTCCGCGGGCGAGGTGACTGCGGAGATCCTGATCATCGATAGCATCGGAATTCTGTCGCATCTCTACCAGTATGCCACCGTGGCTTACATAGGAGGCGGATTCGGGAAAGGGATCCATAACATCCTGGAAGCTGCCGCTTTTGGCATACCTGTCCTGTTTGGACCCCATTACGGGAACTTTCAGGAGGCCGCCGACCTGATCCATTTAAAGGGAGCGTTTTCGATCACCTCAGAGGATGAACTCATCCGGAAAGCAGAAGAGCTGATGGCGGATCCCGTCAAGTACAAAAAGGCTGCCGGAGCAGCCTTTTCCTATGTTAAGGATCATACGGGCGCTACGGACATCATCCTTGACTTTATTCAAACCATCCAATAG
- the pth gene encoding aminoacyl-tRNA hydrolase, which translates to MKYLIAGLGNMGEQYANTRHNIGFIVLDALALSFNVTFAPDRYASVATARYKGRILKMIKPSTYVNLSGKAVKYWLNKEKLPPGNLLVVVDDLALPPGQLRLRVKGSDGGHNGLADIIFHLETTEFPRLRIGIGGDFARGTQVDYVLSRWTRQEEEMLIPRVETAVEAIKSFVTIGIDGTMGIVNPKFR; encoded by the coding sequence TTGAAGTACCTCATCGCGGGACTTGGAAACATGGGCGAGCAGTATGCTAACACACGCCACAACATCGGCTTTATTGTGCTTGATGCCCTTGCTTTATCGTTCAATGTGACCTTTGCCCCGGACCGCTACGCTTCAGTGGCCACTGCCCGGTACAAAGGGCGCATCCTGAAGATGATCAAGCCATCCACCTATGTGAACCTGAGTGGCAAAGCCGTCAAATACTGGCTGAACAAGGAAAAGCTGCCGCCCGGTAACCTGCTGGTGGTTGTTGATGACCTGGCACTGCCACCGGGACAGCTGCGCCTGCGGGTCAAGGGAAGCGACGGCGGACACAACGGCCTTGCGGATATCATCTTTCATCTTGAAACTACGGAGTTTCCCAGACTGCGGATCGGCATCGGGGGTGATTTCGCGCGGGGTACACAGGTGGATTATGTGCTGAGCCGATGGACGCGGCAGGAGGAGGAGATGCTGATACCGCGGGTTGAAACAGCAGTGGAAGCGATAAAAAGCTTTGTGACGATCGGAATTGACGGTACGATGGGGATCGTAAATCCTAAATTCCGCTGA
- a CDS encoding acyltransferase — protein sequence MKLPEEYFVHASAIVDERCIIGKGTMVWHFSHLMTDSVIGENCIIGQNVFIASGVQLGNNVKVQNNVSIYAGVVCEDDVFLGPSMVFTNVVNPRSAVVRRGQYIRTLVRRGATIGANATVVCGVEIGDYAFIGAGAVVTKSVAPYALVVGNPARQTGWMSAYGHRLQFDKNGRARCPESDQSYILSEGKVIREE from the coding sequence ATGAAGCTTCCGGAAGAATATTTTGTACATGCAAGTGCCATTGTGGATGAACGCTGTATCATAGGCAAAGGGACCATGGTGTGGCATTTCTCTCACCTGATGACCGACTCGGTGATCGGGGAGAACTGCATCATCGGGCAGAATGTTTTCATTGCCTCCGGGGTGCAGTTAGGGAACAATGTGAAGGTTCAGAACAATGTTTCGATTTACGCGGGGGTGGTTTGTGAGGATGATGTCTTTCTTGGTCCGTCGATGGTCTTTACCAATGTGGTCAATCCCAGGAGTGCAGTTGTGCGGCGGGGGCAGTATATCAGGACCCTGGTGCGCAGGGGTGCGACCATTGGTGCCAATGCCACGGTCGTTTGCGGTGTGGAGATCGGTGATTATGCGTTTATCGGGGCAGGGGCCGTGGTGACAAAATCCGTTGCTCCGTATGCACTTGTGGTGGGTAATCCGGCCAGGCAAACCGGCTGGATGAGTGCCTACGGCCACAGGCTTCAGTTTGACAAAAATGGCCGGGCCCGGTGCCCGGAAAGCGACCAGTCTTACATCCTTTCAGAGGGGAAAGTCATCAGGGAAGAATAA
- a CDS encoding ribose-phosphate pyrophosphokinase — MITMTPKVSIFSGRDSLSLTEKICEIYGKPMGNVDILRFSDGEFQPSFEDNIRGNDVFIIQSTFPPAENILELLMLIDAAKRASAEQIIAVIPYYGYARQDRKDKPRVSIASKLVANLLSAAGVTRLITIDLHADQIQGFFDVPVDHLYASSIFIPDILDKKLGKAIMASPDTGGTRRAAAYAKILGTEMVVCYKQRSKPGEVGAMALLGDVRGKDVILLDDIIDSGGTIKRAANLIMENGAASVRALITHPVLSGKAYQNLDESALTELVVTDTIPLKKEHPKIRVLTTADLLAEVIRRVHKHKSISSLYKFDNLISHH, encoded by the coding sequence ATCATCACAATGACACCAAAAGTCAGCATCTTCTCCGGCCGCGACAGCCTCTCGCTGACCGAAAAAATATGTGAGATCTATGGTAAACCGATGGGAAATGTCGACATTCTCCGGTTTTCCGATGGAGAATTTCAGCCCTCCTTCGAGGACAATATCCGCGGGAATGATGTTTTCATCATCCAGTCCACTTTCCCGCCCGCCGAGAATATCCTGGAGCTGCTGATGCTTATCGACGCCGCGAAACGCGCTTCCGCCGAGCAGATCATCGCCGTTATACCCTATTACGGCTATGCCCGGCAGGACCGTAAGGACAAGCCCCGCGTGTCGATAGCCTCCAAGCTGGTGGCCAACCTGCTTTCGGCGGCCGGTGTCACGCGCCTCATCACCATCGACCTGCACGCCGACCAGATCCAGGGCTTTTTCGATGTCCCTGTTGACCACCTGTACGCATCCTCCATTTTCATACCCGATATCCTTGACAAGAAACTGGGAAAAGCCATCATGGCCTCTCCGGATACGGGCGGTACACGCCGCGCAGCTGCGTATGCCAAGATCCTGGGAACTGAAATGGTGGTATGCTACAAGCAGCGCTCAAAGCCCGGGGAAGTTGGTGCAATGGCGCTTCTGGGAGATGTCAGGGGAAAGGATGTCATTCTGCTCGACGATATCATCGACAGCGGCGGAACCATCAAACGGGCAGCCAACCTGATCATGGAAAACGGAGCTGCCAGCGTCAGGGCACTGATCACCCATCCGGTGCTGTCAGGGAAAGCCTATCAGAACCTCGACGAATCGGCCCTTACCGAACTCGTGGTCACCGATACCATCCCACTGAAAAAAGAACACCCGAAGATCCGGGTACTGACCACTGCCGATTTGCTGGCAGAAGTGATCCGCCGGGTTCATAAACATAAGTCGATCAGTTCATTGTATAAGTTCGACAACCTGATTAGTCATCATTAA
- the pdxA gene encoding 4-hydroxythreonine-4-phosphate dehydrogenase PdxA, translating to MESDQLQELEKIHPDHLVKVGITHGDINSISYEIIIKTFSDQRIAESFTPILYGQSKVASYYRKMFNFNELTFNLIKKADTALPRRINIINCYEQEVKIEPGHSTETGGELAYLSLKMATEDLIKNQIDVLVTAPINKHNIQSKEFQFPGHTEYLASRFNAHSYLMMMVDQQLRIGIMTGHLPIREVAASLTREMVLLKIRILYDSLVRDFGIRNPRIAVLGLNPHAGDQGLLGTEDEQIILLAIREMQEKQMLVFGPFSADGFFGTYNHRHFDGVLAAYHDQGMIPFKTLAMETGVNYTAGLPFVRTSPAHGTAYDIAGKNEASPDSFRQALYLAVDIFNKRREYSEITSNPLQKAAHPEDVSEQEQEEIH from the coding sequence ATGGAATCAGATCAGTTACAGGAACTTGAGAAAATACATCCCGATCATCTGGTCAAGGTGGGGATCACTCACGGGGATATCAACAGCATCAGTTACGAGATCATCATTAAAACGTTCAGTGATCAGCGGATCGCAGAATCATTCACTCCAATCCTTTACGGACAATCGAAAGTCGCTTCTTATTATCGTAAAATGTTCAACTTTAACGAGTTAACATTCAATCTGATCAAAAAAGCCGACACCGCGCTCCCTCGAAGGATCAACATCATCAACTGCTATGAACAGGAAGTAAAGATCGAACCGGGCCACTCCACGGAAACCGGGGGCGAACTGGCTTACCTCTCGCTGAAAATGGCCACGGAGGACCTGATCAAAAATCAGATCGACGTTCTGGTAACTGCTCCCATCAATAAACACAACATACAGTCGAAAGAATTTCAATTTCCGGGGCATACCGAATACCTTGCCAGCCGCTTCAACGCGCATTCCTATCTGATGATGATGGTGGATCAGCAACTGCGTATAGGGATCATGACGGGACACCTTCCCATCCGGGAAGTTGCCGCCTCCCTGACACGGGAGATGGTCCTGCTGAAAATCCGTATCCTGTACGATTCACTGGTCAGGGATTTTGGGATCAGGAATCCCAGAATAGCCGTGCTTGGTTTGAATCCGCATGCAGGCGATCAAGGTCTGCTCGGAACCGAGGATGAACAGATCATCCTGCTGGCCATCCGGGAAATGCAGGAAAAACAGATGCTGGTTTTTGGCCCTTTTTCTGCCGATGGCTTTTTTGGAACGTACAATCACAGGCATTTCGACGGAGTCCTGGCTGCCTACCACGATCAGGGGATGATCCCATTCAAAACCCTTGCGATGGAAACAGGTGTGAACTACACGGCCGGATTGCCTTTTGTCAGGACCTCACCGGCCCACGGTACGGCTTACGACATTGCAGGAAAGAATGAAGCCTCTCCCGATTCGTTCCGGCAGGCCTTGTACCTCGCTGTGGATATTTTCAATAAACGCAGGGAATACAGCGAAATCACCTCCAATCCTCTCCAGAAAGCAGCACACCCGGAAGATGTATCCGAACAAGAGCAGGAAGAGATCCATTGA
- a CDS encoding leucyl aminopeptidase, producing MIKKTSRLKSKGNIVLLLEKKDQLPPSFLTGEEFSYVIRQKEKQEKDLVVLNRYDHLVVIQFIKEEASAPKRWENCRIAGDRIGTVLNDHKIREVILLDVEGRQEETLALAEGMELGNYQFLAYKKDPGKKKNSLETISICSKSVTPKMVDLLNSVCEGTSRCRNLINEPVINLNAARLAGEIEKMGKEVGAEVEILNRKKIEALKMGGLLAVNKGSLDPPTFSIFSWKPPKPVNKKPYVLVGKGIVFDTGGLNIKSGNYMDNMKYDMAGAAAAAAVVYSVAKAGLPVHVIALIPATDNRPGGNAYAPGDVICMYDGTTVEVLNTDAEGRLILADALSYAKNYDPELVIDIATLTGAAAMAIGKYGIVAMKSKSDDEFAKLKTAGDAVYERIVEFPFWEEYGELIKSDVAEIKNIGGREAGAITAGKFLEHFTAYPYIHLDIAGPVWSEKKDSYRGTGATGVGVRLLFEFLRRKYQNDQ from the coding sequence ATGATAAAAAAAACAAGCCGACTGAAGAGCAAGGGAAACATCGTCCTCCTGCTGGAAAAGAAAGATCAGCTGCCTCCATCCTTCCTGACAGGGGAAGAATTTTCCTATGTGATCCGTCAGAAGGAAAAACAGGAAAAAGACCTGGTGGTCCTGAACCGGTACGATCATCTTGTGGTGATCCAGTTCATCAAAGAAGAAGCATCCGCTCCGAAAAGATGGGAAAACTGCCGGATAGCCGGTGACAGGATCGGGACAGTGCTGAACGATCATAAGATCAGGGAAGTGATCCTGTTGGATGTTGAAGGCAGGCAGGAGGAAACACTTGCCCTGGCGGAAGGGATGGAACTGGGCAACTATCAGTTCCTGGCCTATAAAAAAGATCCCGGGAAGAAAAAGAATTCGCTGGAAACGATATCCATCTGCTCAAAAAGTGTGACCCCGAAAATGGTGGACCTCCTCAATAGTGTATGTGAGGGGACCAGCCGGTGCCGAAACCTGATCAACGAACCGGTGATCAACCTGAATGCCGCCAGGCTGGCCGGTGAAATAGAAAAGATGGGTAAAGAGGTGGGTGCTGAGGTGGAGATTCTGAACAGAAAAAAAATTGAAGCACTAAAAATGGGAGGGTTGCTGGCCGTCAATAAGGGGAGTCTGGATCCACCCACCTTCTCCATCTTCAGCTGGAAGCCTCCAAAGCCTGTCAACAAAAAACCGTACGTACTGGTGGGCAAAGGGATTGTGTTTGATACAGGCGGGCTCAACATCAAGTCGGGGAACTACATGGACAACATGAAGTATGACATGGCAGGGGCGGCAGCCGCAGCCGCAGTTGTGTATTCAGTTGCAAAAGCAGGCCTGCCGGTTCACGTCATTGCATTGATACCTGCGACGGATAACCGACCGGGCGGTAATGCCTATGCTCCCGGCGACGTGATCTGTATGTATGACGGAACCACCGTCGAAGTTCTCAATACCGATGCTGAGGGCAGGTTGATCCTGGCCGATGCGTTGAGCTATGCCAAAAATTATGATCCTGAACTGGTGATTGATATTGCCACACTGACTGGTGCAGCGGCCATGGCCATTGGAAAATACGGTATTGTGGCGATGAAATCAAAAAGCGATGATGAGTTCGCAAAACTCAAAACTGCCGGTGATGCGGTGTATGAGCGAATCGTCGAGTTTCCGTTCTGGGAGGAGTACGGTGAACTGATCAAGTCAGACGTTGCAGAAATCAAAAACATCGGCGGAAGGGAAGCCGGTGCCATCACCGCCGGAAAATTCCTGGAGCATTTCACTGCTTATCCCTATATTCATCTCGACATTGCAGGACCTGTCTGGTCGGAGAAAAAAGACAGTTACCGGGGTACAGGGGCGACAGGGGTCGGGGTGAGGCTGCTGTTTGAGTTTTTACGAAGGAAGTATCAAAATGATCAATAG
- a CDS encoding 50S ribosomal protein L25/general stress protein Ctc produces the protein MKTVSMSGSRRESVGKKDAKAHRRSGKIPCVLYGGEEQIHFTVDDTSFNELIFTPHTYITQLDIDGRKFNAILQDVQYHPVSDRVLHADFMELKPGKMVTVALPLQMNGVAKGVLAGGKLLKKKRKIRVHGLPEYIPEYIEVDVTELVVGQSIRVSDISIDNLQLMDSPRDVVVTVAITRAVPASDTGAAGAEKETKTE, from the coding sequence ATGAAAACAGTATCTATGAGCGGCTCCCGCAGAGAGAGCGTAGGGAAAAAAGATGCTAAAGCACACAGGAGAAGTGGTAAAATACCCTGCGTGCTTTACGGCGGAGAGGAACAAATCCACTTCACCGTTGACGACACCAGCTTCAACGAGTTGATCTTTACTCCCCATACCTACATTACACAACTGGATATCGATGGCCGGAAATTCAATGCCATCCTCCAGGATGTACAGTACCATCCCGTCAGCGATCGTGTCCTGCACGCAGACTTTATGGAATTGAAGCCCGGGAAAATGGTCACCGTTGCCTTGCCCCTTCAGATGAATGGTGTGGCCAAAGGTGTTCTGGCCGGTGGCAAGCTTCTGAAGAAGAAAAGAAAGATCCGTGTGCACGGCCTCCCTGAATACATCCCTGAATATATTGAGGTGGACGTTACCGAACTGGTTGTGGGTCAGTCGATCCGTGTTTCGGACATTTCCATCGACAATCTGCAGTTGATGGATTCACCGCGCGACGTAGTGGTCACGGTGGCCATTACCAGGGCCGTACCGGCCAGCGATACAGGCGCAGCGGGTGCGGAAAAGGAAACAAAAACCGAGTAA